The Flammeovirga yaeyamensis genome segment TTCAATTGATTGGGAATTGCAACAATTCGATTCAGTTGATGTACACTCAGATTTAGCGATTGAGTACTTCCCTAATCAGCCATTACTTTACTTGTATAGTGGCACAGCAAAAATGAGTAAGGAAGATTATGAGGAAGCTGTTGTTATGTTTAACCAAGGTTTAACTGTAGTTGTTGATCCAAGCTTAAGAACAGATTTTAATGCTCAATTAGGAGATGCTTACTATAAGTTGGATGAAGTAGATAAAGCATTCAAAAAATATGATGAAGTTTTAAAAGTAGACCCAGTAAATGTCTATGTTTTAAATAACTATGCTTATTTCTTATCACTTAGAAAAGAAAACTTGGAAAAGGCAGAAGAGATGTCTCATCAGACGATATTAGCGGAACCGGAAAACGATACATTCCTTGATACTTATGGATGGGTTTTATTTGTTAAAGGTGATTACGAAAAATCGGCAATGCATTTAAAGAAAGCAGCAGAAATGTCGCAATCAGGTACTGTTATCGAACATTATGGTGATGTACTTTTCAAATTAGGAAAAGTGGATGAAGCTGTAAGTCAATGGGAAAAGGCTAAAGAAATTGGAGGTGAATTATCTAAACAAATTGATCAAAAGATAAGTCAGAAAAAATACATCGAATAAAAGGTCTTATCTTATATCTTAAAAAAAATATATTTGAAATCATCCATAAGAATAAAATTTTATGGATGATTTTCTTTTTCTTCATTATCTAAAAAGTCAGAATCAAAATTACTAAACTGATTTTGGCCCATAGTAGGATTGCCCTCATTTATATCATTTTGATATTCTTCTGTTTGAGTCATTTCATCTTCAGAATTATACATAGCTTGACTACCAGAAGCTGGAGTTGGAGAAACATCCATCAATTTCTCCTTTTCTGATAAATATTTTAAAATCTTAATCGTAGGAGTGTAGTTCGCACATCCTTCTAATGATTTTTGAAAATAGCGCTTGGCTAAATTTAAATTATTAGCTTGTAAGTAAGTCAACGCAAGGTTGTAATGCAAAGCTGGGAAATAAGGTAAACGCATTTGCATCTTGGTATAAGTGTCCGCTGCTTCCTTTACTTCTCCACATCTACTAGAAAAATTAGCTTCTGCTAACTCAGTAAAATCAGGGTGATGTCCTTCATTAGCTTTGTACCATTCCTTGATAGTTCCCGGTAGCCCAACTAGGAACATCATATTTTTGAAAATATTTTTATGGAAAAACTCTATACCCAAATTATCACCTCCATAGGTAGAAGTGGTGGTCCAATACATTTTTCCTTTCCAATAATAGTATTGGTATTGCTTTCGTTTCCTTAATCGATCGTAGTAACCAGTTTCTGGACAAATATCAAATTGTTCTCCATTTGAGATAAGAAGACCGTGCTTATCGCTTATAGAATGACATTCTTCGCAGTATTGATATTGAGTTTCAAAGTGATTGTCCCAATCTATTGGATTATCACAAAAGCCACACACTCTTTTATTTTTAGCATTTCTGGTTTGAAAAATATCAAAAGCTAATTTGATCTCTTTGATCATATCCGATTTGATGATGATACAATTATTTTTCTTGATTAACCATTCAGAAATGGACTTACCAATGATCGGATAATTAACAAATGTAATTACAAGATAACCCTTGTAATAGTTTATACGTAGAATATCATGATAAACGATTAACTCATTGTTTAACGTAATTCCTTGCTCATTTACATTACCTAGCTTAGGTATTATGAAATTACTTTTTCTTTTTTCATTAAAAGTTTTGAAAGAAAAAGCAAATGCTGTTAATTCATTCATATATCTTAAAATCGCTTTAAAGATGCTTCTTTGCAAAAAAAATATTGGTTTGAGCTAAAGTTTTAATATTTTTGCAATACATAAGATATAAAAATCAAAAAGAAATATACAACGTAGCAATACGTTTTAAAGATAATTAATTTGACACTAGTAGAAAACCTGCCGCTCATAGCGTCAGGCTTTTTTATTTCTAAAAAATTCTATTTATTTTCAAACTATTAATTCAAACGACTACATGATTGCTATGTGCCGATTGTAACTAATCCTAACTTACTAGTTTAATGAAAAACACAACTAAATTCTCCATTTGGTACTTTCTCAGTATTCTCGGTGGAATGCTCTTTTTAGAAACCCTATTTTTTTCAGGTCCCAATATGAAAGAAATGTCTTACAACGATTTCAGAGAGAATCTTGATAAAGGCAAAATAGAACAAATTGTAATTTCTGATGAGAAAATCTATGGTAAAGTAAAAAAAGAGGAGGATTCAACTGAAATTGATCAACAGTTGCAAAAGGTAGAGGCACAAGAAGCCGCTGAGGCAGAAGGAGACACCGCTACGGCAAATACAAGAAGTGGTTTATGGCATCTTAATCCAGAAGGGAAATCAACACCTTGGAGTATGCGTCTAAACTATGAGAAGAGGAAAGAAGAATTAGCCCGTCAATTCTATGTAATCAAATTAGATGATAAAGACCTGGTACATGATTTACAGGTAAAGGGTATTGATTATAAAGGGGTAATAGAAAACGATTGGTTAGGTAATTTTATTTCCAATTGGGTAGTTCCATTCCTAATTCTAATCTTTATTTGGGGCTTCTTTATGAGAAGAATGACCAAAGGTGGAGGCATGGGAGGAGGTGGAAACAACTACCTTAATGTTGGAAAAAGTAAAGCAAAAATCTATGCTTCTGATGCAGAACATCTACATGATTTTAATGATGTTGCGGGTTGCGACGAAGCCAAACAAGAATTAGCAGAGGTAGTTGACTTCCTTAAGAATTCAGAAAAATATACAGACCTTGGTGCCAAAATTCCTAAAGGTATTTTACTTGTAGGCCCTCCGGGTACAGGTAAAACTTTATTGGCTAAAGCAGTAGCAGGAGAAGCGGGTGTACATTTCTATGCATTATCAGGTTCTGATTTTGTTGAAATGTTTGTGGGTGTAGGTGCAGCAAGAGTGAGAGACTTATTTACTCAAGCCAAAGCTAAATCGCCTTGTATCATTTTTATTGATGAATTAGATGCTATCGGTAAAAGCCGTGGTTCTAACGGTATGTCAGGAAATGACGAAAGAGAAAATACATTAAATCAACTATTGGTTGAAATGGATGGATTTGCAGCAGACCAAACAGTCATCGTTTTGGGTGCTACCAACCGACCAGAGATATTGGATAAGGCATTATTGAGACCTGGACGATTTGACCGTCAGGTACAAGTAGATAGACCGGATCTTAATGGTCGTCTAATGATATTGAAAGTACACTCAGGAAAAATTAAATTGGGTGATAATGTAAACTTAGAAGAAATCGCTGCACAAACAGCCGGATTTGTAGGAGCAGATCTTGCCAACCTTTGTAACGAAGCTGCTTTACTGGCAGCAAGAGAGGGTAAAACAGAAGTGCATCATCACCATTTCTTTGATGCATTCGAAAGAGTTGTAGCAGGACTAGAAAAGAAGAATGCTGTAATTAATGAAGCAGAGAAAAGAACGGTTGCCTATCATGAAGCTGGTCATGCTATTGTAGGTCACTTTACAAAAGGAGCAGATCCGGTACGTAAAGTATCTATCGTACCAAGAGGTTCGGGTGCTTTGGGATACGTTCT includes the following:
- a CDS encoding tetratricopeptide repeat protein: MNELTAFAFSFKTFNEKRKSNFIIPKLGNVNEQGITLNNELIVYHDILRINYYKGYLVITFVNYPIIGKSISEWLIKKNNCIIIKSDMIKEIKLAFDIFQTRNAKNKRVCGFCDNPIDWDNHFETQYQYCEECHSISDKHGLLISNGEQFDICPETGYYDRLRKRKQYQYYYWKGKMYWTTTSTYGGDNLGIEFFHKNIFKNMMFLVGLPGTIKEWYKANEGHHPDFTELAEANFSSRCGEVKEAADTYTKMQMRLPYFPALHYNLALTYLQANNLNLAKRYFQKSLEGCANYTPTIKILKYLSEKEKLMDVSPTPASGSQAMYNSEDEMTQTEEYQNDINEGNPTMGQNQFSNFDSDFLDNEEKENHP
- the ftsH gene encoding ATP-dependent zinc metalloprotease FtsH yields the protein MKNTTKFSIWYFLSILGGMLFLETLFFSGPNMKEMSYNDFRENLDKGKIEQIVISDEKIYGKVKKEEDSTEIDQQLQKVEAQEAAEAEGDTATANTRSGLWHLNPEGKSTPWSMRLNYEKRKEELARQFYVIKLDDKDLVHDLQVKGIDYKGVIENDWLGNFISNWVVPFLILIFIWGFFMRRMTKGGGMGGGGNNYLNVGKSKAKIYASDAEHLHDFNDVAGCDEAKQELAEVVDFLKNSEKYTDLGAKIPKGILLVGPPGTGKTLLAKAVAGEAGVHFYALSGSDFVEMFVGVGAARVRDLFTQAKAKSPCIIFIDELDAIGKSRGSNGMSGNDERENTLNQLLVEMDGFAADQTVIVLGATNRPEILDKALLRPGRFDRQVQVDRPDLNGRLMILKVHSGKIKLGDNVNLEEIAAQTAGFVGADLANLCNEAALLAAREGKTEVHHHHFFDAFERVVAGLEKKNAVINEAEKRTVAYHEAGHAIVGHFTKGADPVRKVSIVPRGSGALGYVLQAPTEDRFLMSKEELIGKIKGLLGGRAAEEIKFGVVSTGASNDLEKVASIVRSMLTVYGMSDHFPNLSLQKEGQNNFLGNGGQSIRRSEDLEKQIDQESLAIIAKCYEETKEFLKERNDDLEKLAGILLEKEILDESDVNRILGPRLVEHD